A single window of Rhizobium indicum DNA harbors:
- a CDS encoding flagellin, with the protein MSIYQRVSVDAALYVLRDINRNMTVTQNHITTGMRVAKASDNAVYWSIATTARTDNKAVSAIQDALGMAAATMGTAYTGVQSVIDVVSEIKAKLVAATEDGIDKNKINEEIKQLQEQLRSVSESATFNSDNWVVLTNDATPTQPRQIPASFIRNADGTISIGMLSYHIDNTPVGATTSKDARYLIDDRATGSGEYGVLTSAYFATELGAAQNYVLMTSKNGTTTGQVVISVTSSTTQGQIGQMISVVDAALTQLTTVGSAFGALEKRINLQNDFATKLHDNITAGIGRLVDADMEEESSRLRALQTQQQLGLQSLNIANATYDTMRQLFQNV; encoded by the coding sequence GTGAGTATTTATCAGCGCGTCTCCGTGGATGCGGCGCTTTATGTGCTGCGCGATATCAATCGGAATATGACGGTCACGCAAAACCACATCACGACGGGTATGCGTGTCGCAAAAGCCAGCGACAATGCCGTCTACTGGTCGATCGCCACCACCGCGCGGACCGACAATAAAGCGGTTTCGGCCATCCAGGATGCGCTCGGCATGGCCGCAGCGACGATGGGAACGGCCTATACCGGCGTTCAGAGCGTCATCGACGTCGTCTCCGAAATCAAGGCAAAGCTGGTTGCCGCAACCGAAGACGGCATCGACAAGAACAAGATCAACGAAGAGATCAAACAGCTGCAGGAGCAACTGCGCAGCGTTTCGGAATCGGCGACCTTCAACAGCGACAACTGGGTGGTCCTCACCAACGATGCGACGCCGACGCAGCCGCGCCAGATCCCGGCCTCGTTCATCCGCAACGCCGACGGCACGATCTCGATCGGCATGCTGAGCTACCATATCGACAACACGCCCGTCGGGGCGACGACCTCCAAGGACGCGCGCTACTTGATCGACGACCGGGCCACCGGTTCCGGCGAATACGGGGTGCTGACATCGGCCTATTTCGCCACCGAACTTGGTGCTGCGCAAAATTACGTGCTGATGACGAGCAAGAACGGCACCACCACCGGGCAGGTGGTGATCTCGGTGACATCAAGCACGACGCAGGGCCAGATCGGCCAGATGATCAGCGTCGTCGATGCCGCGCTGACGCAACTGACGACGGTCGGTTCGGCCTTCGGCGCGCTGGAAAAGCGCATCAACCTGCAGAACGACTTCGCCACGAAACTGCACGACAACATCACCGCCGGCATCGGCCGGCTTGTCGATGCCGACATGGAGGAGGAGTCGAGCAGGCTGCGGGCGTTGCAGACGCAGCAGCAGCTCGGCCTGCAGTCGCTGAACATCGCCAACGCCACTTACGACACCATGCGGCAGCTCTTCCAGAACGTCTAA
- a CDS encoding OmpA family lipoprotein encodes MIKKFILLAIAASYLSACTTTDPYTGEQKVSNTAGGAALGALGGALVGVAVGGGGHGKRNAALIGAGVGALAGGAIGNYMDQQESELRAQLEGTGISVTRNGDNIILNMPSNITFDVDQDAVKPGFYPTLNSVAIVLRKFNRTLIDVNGHTDSTGSLQHNQDLSQRRALSVADYLGGQGIDQRRVSAVGFGPSQPVASNASEAGRAQNRRVEIQIAPITQG; translated from the coding sequence ATGATCAAAAAATTCATACTTCTCGCTATTGCCGCAAGCTATCTCAGCGCCTGCACGACGACCGATCCCTATACCGGTGAACAGAAGGTTTCCAATACGGCCGGCGGCGCGGCGCTCGGCGCGCTGGGCGGTGCTCTCGTCGGCGTGGCTGTCGGAGGCGGTGGCCACGGCAAGCGTAATGCGGCGTTGATCGGCGCAGGCGTCGGGGCTCTCGCCGGCGGTGCGATCGGCAACTACATGGACCAGCAGGAATCTGAGCTTCGCGCCCAGCTCGAAGGCACCGGCATTTCGGTGACCCGCAACGGCGACAACATCATCCTCAACATGCCGTCGAACATCACCTTCGATGTCGATCAGGACGCGGTGAAGCCGGGCTTCTATCCGACGCTGAATTCGGTGGCGATCGTACTGCGCAAGTTCAACCGCACGCTGATCGACGTCAACGGCCATACGGATTCGACCGGCAGCCTGCAGCATAATCAGGACCTGTCGCAGCGCCGTGCACTTTCGGTTGCCGATTATCTCGGCGGCCAGGGCATCGACCAGCGCCGCGTCTCCGCCGTCGGTTTCGGCCCGTCCCAACCTGTCGCCTCCAATGCGAGCGAGGCCGGCCGCGCACAGAACCGCCGCGTCGAGATCCAGATCGCGCCGATTACACAGGGCTGA
- a CDS encoding DUF2000 family protein, with amino-acid sequence MFDTKIAVVLRNNLAGWQKLNVTAFLMTGIAGRHPEIIGEAYRDRAGNLYTPLSIQPIIVLSADEATISAVHRRALERDITSSLFIEEMFATGHDAANRAVFAEFAPEDAKVVGIALRAEKKIVDKITKGATMQH; translated from the coding sequence ATGTTTGATACCAAAATTGCCGTCGTCCTGCGAAACAATCTTGCCGGCTGGCAGAAGCTGAACGTCACCGCCTTCCTGATGACAGGCATCGCCGGCCGGCATCCCGAGATCATCGGTGAAGCCTACAGGGATCGCGCCGGCAATCTCTACACCCCCCTATCGATCCAGCCGATCATCGTGCTCTCCGCCGACGAGGCGACCATATCAGCCGTTCACCGCCGCGCGCTGGAGCGCGATATCACCAGCTCGCTGTTCATCGAGGAGATGTTTGCGACCGGCCACGACGCGGCCAACCGCGCCGTCTTCGCAGAATTTGCGCCCGAAGACGCCAAGGTGGTCGGCATCGCCCTGCGCGCCGAAAAGAAGATCGTCGACAAGATCACCAAGGGCGCAACGATGCAGCACTGA
- a CDS encoding AraC family transcriptional regulator: MNQDLHPQVFEGLERLCAGPSGNAILAAPAFPGIERIEAQFSGNAFEPHRHDTYALGVTLKGVQTFRYRGERRFSLPGQVIVLHPDEEHDGGAGTEDGLQYRMLYLEPSLLLECLKADGVGLPFVDEPVIGDPALAGVLLAALGELDRELDALFVDDFVSQVTGGLSRHARMPRRPLGLVAWRQARAARDYLEAHATRAVNSGELEAVTGLDRFALARHFRAAFATSPHRYLLMRRLQRARAMIGAGEGISDVAAATGFADQSHLNRHFKKAYGMTPGQWVALAHNPKQGTRAIPGKV; encoded by the coding sequence TTGAACCAGGACTTACATCCGCAGGTCTTCGAAGGTCTTGAACGTTTGTGCGCGGGACCATCCGGCAACGCCATCCTGGCTGCGCCAGCCTTTCCCGGCATCGAGCGCATCGAGGCGCAGTTCTCAGGCAATGCTTTCGAGCCGCATCGGCACGACACCTATGCACTCGGCGTGACTCTGAAGGGGGTTCAGACCTTCCGCTATCGTGGCGAGCGGCGCTTCAGCCTGCCGGGGCAGGTGATCGTGCTACATCCCGACGAAGAGCATGACGGCGGGGCGGGGACGGAGGATGGGCTGCAATACCGCATGCTCTATCTGGAGCCATCGCTGCTTCTCGAATGCCTGAAGGCGGATGGCGTCGGCCTGCCTTTTGTCGATGAACCCGTGATCGGCGATCCTGCGCTAGCAGGCGTGCTGCTGGCAGCACTCGGCGAACTCGACCGCGAACTAGACGCGCTTTTCGTCGACGATTTCGTATCTCAGGTGACGGGCGGGCTGTCACGGCATGCGCGTATGCCTCGCCGGCCGCTGGGCCTGGTCGCCTGGCGGCAAGCGCGGGCGGCACGGGATTATCTCGAGGCGCATGCGACCCGGGCAGTGAATTCCGGCGAGCTTGAGGCGGTGACGGGTCTCGATCGTTTCGCGCTGGCGCGGCATTTCCGGGCGGCCTTCGCCACCAGCCCGCATCGCTACCTTCTGATGCGGCGGCTGCAGCGGGCCCGGGCGATGATCGGCGCGGGCGAGGGGATTTCCGATGTGGCGGCGGCGACCGGCTTTGCCGACCAGAGCCATCTCAACCGCCATTTCAAGAAGGCCTACGGCATGACGCCCGGCCAATGGGTAGCGCTCGCGCACAACCCCAAGCAGGGCACTAGAGCAATTCCAGGAAAAGTGTGA
- a CDS encoding AbrB family transcriptional regulator: protein MSLSDASRLLRDAGLPKWALLLALSTALVVFLELFALPASLLIGPMVAAIALALTVGKGKLRVPFWPLQFGQVLVGLMMARTITPDILGTMAKDAPLFLLFIFSVIAIATGLGWLLTRWQVLPGTTAVWGSSPGGASAMVIMSEAYGADARLVAFMQYLRVVFVAVGASVISRLWVAADGAEPPPLVLFPEIDWPAFASTMAFTAFCAYGVRRLRLQGGTIIVPLFLGALLQGMGLLKIELPMWLLAIAYALVGWSIGLRFTRSILKHVARALPRVSACIVLLMALCGCMAVALHVFAGIDPLTAYLATSPGGADSVAIIAASSDVDVPFVMAMQTGRFLVILMIGPMLARFIARRSGLAENPV, encoded by the coding sequence ATGTCACTCAGCGACGCAAGCCGCCTGCTGCGGGATGCCGGCCTGCCGAAATGGGCGCTGCTATTGGCACTTTCGACCGCCCTCGTCGTCTTCCTCGAACTCTTCGCTTTGCCGGCCTCGCTGCTGATCGGGCCGATGGTCGCGGCAATCGCACTGGCGTTGACCGTCGGCAAGGGAAAGCTTCGCGTGCCCTTCTGGCCGCTGCAGTTCGGCCAGGTCCTCGTCGGCCTGATGATGGCGCGCACCATCACCCCTGACATTCTCGGCACGATGGCGAAGGACGCACCGCTCTTCCTGCTGTTCATCTTCTCGGTCATCGCCATCGCCACCGGCCTCGGCTGGCTTTTGACGCGCTGGCAGGTGCTGCCTGGGACGACCGCGGTCTGGGGTTCCTCGCCGGGCGGCGCCTCCGCCATGGTCATCATGTCGGAAGCCTATGGCGCCGATGCCCGTCTCGTCGCCTTCATGCAGTATCTGCGCGTCGTCTTCGTTGCCGTCGGCGCGTCTGTGATCTCGCGCCTGTGGGTGGCAGCCGACGGCGCCGAACCGCCGCCGCTCGTCCTCTTTCCCGAGATCGACTGGCCAGCCTTTGCATCGACGATGGCTTTTACCGCCTTTTGTGCCTATGGCGTCCGGCGCCTGCGCCTCCAAGGCGGCACGATCATCGTGCCGCTCTTTCTTGGCGCCTTGCTGCAGGGCATGGGCCTTCTGAAAATTGAGTTACCGATGTGGCTGCTCGCCATCGCTTATGCACTGGTCGGCTGGAGCATCGGCCTGCGTTTCACCCGCTCGATCCTCAAGCACGTGGCGCGCGCCCTGCCGAGGGTATCGGCCTGCATCGTGCTGCTGATGGCGCTCTGCGGCTGCATGGCGGTGGCGCTTCACGTCTTCGCAGGCATAGATCCGCTGACCGCCTATCTCGCCACCAGCCCCGGCGGCGCCGATTCCGTCGCCATCATCGCCGCCTCCAGCGATGTCGACGTGCCCTTCGTCATGGCAATGCAGACCGGCCGTTTCCTGGTGATCCTGATGATCGGCCCGATGCTCGCGCGTTTCATCGCCCGCCGTTCCGGCCTTGCGGAAAATCCCGTCTAG
- a CDS encoding LysR family transcriptional regulator, which produces MSRQDINRSGEMEVFVSVVERGGFSAAATARRMTPSAVSKLVARLETRLGARLLNRSTRRLQLTPEGCAFYERSITILADIAEAERQASTGEQASGRIRINTSGSFGNHVLAPLVPAFMALHPAVTLDISHTDRMVDLMEEHADVAIRAGPLKNSSLIARKLGATGKIIVASPDYLSRHGKPRSIADLRRHCRIGFSYTRAIEGWLLREGGETVTIPITPGLQVGDGEAMRHLALSGAGLARLAAFTVRADIDAGRLVPVLEEANPGDIEEFYAVYMGQGGPLPARVRALLDFLASHVRF; this is translated from the coding sequence ATGAGCCGTCAGGACATCAACCGCTCCGGCGAAATGGAAGTCTTCGTCAGCGTCGTTGAGCGCGGCGGCTTTTCCGCCGCCGCCACGGCCCGGCGCATGACGCCGTCCGCCGTCAGCAAGCTCGTCGCCCGGCTGGAGACACGCCTCGGCGCCCGCCTCCTCAACCGTTCGACCCGCAGGCTGCAGCTGACGCCGGAAGGCTGTGCCTTCTACGAGCGCAGCATCACCATCCTTGCCGATATCGCCGAAGCTGAACGTCAGGCATCGACAGGCGAACAGGCCTCAGGCCGCATCCGCATCAACACCAGCGGCTCGTTCGGCAACCATGTGCTGGCGCCGCTCGTGCCTGCCTTCATGGCGCTGCATCCGGCCGTGACGCTGGATATTTCCCATACCGACAGGATGGTCGACCTGATGGAGGAGCACGCCGATGTCGCAATCCGCGCCGGCCCCTTAAAGAATTCCAGCCTGATCGCCCGCAAGCTCGGCGCCACCGGCAAGATCATCGTCGCATCGCCGGATTATCTCTCGCGTCACGGCAAACCACGCTCGATCGCCGATCTCCGTCGCCATTGCCGCATCGGCTTTTCCTACACCCGCGCCATCGAGGGCTGGCTGCTGCGCGAAGGTGGCGAAACGGTAACGATCCCGATCACCCCGGGCCTGCAGGTGGGAGACGGTGAAGCCATGCGCCACCTCGCCTTATCAGGCGCCGGTCTTGCCCGGCTCGCCGCCTTCACCGTGCGCGCCGATATCGATGCCGGCCGCCTAGTGCCGGTGCTCGAAGAGGCCAATCCCGGCGATATCGAGGAGTTCTACGCCGTCTATATGGGCCAGGGCGGTCCGCTGCCGGCACGCGTACGCGCACTGCTCGATTTTCTCGCCAGCCATGTGCGTTTCTGA
- a CDS encoding aldo/keto reductase — MDYRNLGASGLRVPVLSFGAGTFGGSGPLFGAWGNTDAEEARRLIDICLEAGVNLFDTADVYSAGASEEVLGQAIRGRRDAVLISTKTALPMGEGPQEWGTSRARLIRATEDALRRLGIDYIDLLQLHAFDASTPVEEVLSTLDGLVAAGKIRYVGVSNFAGWELMKSLAAAERHGYPRYVAHQVYYSLAGRDYEWELMPLGADQGVGALVWSPLAWGRLTGKIRRGQPLPEASRLHETAQYGPPVDDEKLFDIVEVLDAIAGETGRTVPQIAINWLLNRPTVSSVIIGARNEEQLRQNLDAVGWSLSKEQVERLDAVSTVTAPYPYFPYRRQEGFARLNPPIV, encoded by the coding sequence ATGGACTACAGAAATCTCGGCGCCTCCGGCCTCAGAGTGCCGGTCTTGAGCTTCGGCGCGGGCACATTCGGCGGCAGCGGGCCGCTGTTCGGCGCCTGGGGCAATACCGATGCCGAGGAAGCGCGGCGGCTCATCGACATCTGCCTGGAAGCCGGCGTCAATCTCTTCGACACGGCCGACGTCTATTCCGCCGGCGCGTCCGAAGAGGTGCTTGGCCAGGCGATCCGTGGCCGGCGCGACGCTGTGCTGATCTCAACGAAGACGGCGCTGCCGATGGGCGAGGGGCCGCAGGAGTGGGGAACGTCGCGGGCGCGGTTGATCCGCGCGACCGAGGATGCGCTGCGCCGGCTCGGGATCGACTATATCGACCTGCTGCAGCTTCATGCTTTCGATGCCTCGACGCCGGTCGAGGAGGTGCTGTCAACGCTCGATGGGCTCGTTGCAGCAGGCAAGATCCGCTATGTCGGCGTTTCCAATTTTGCCGGCTGGGAATTGATGAAGTCGCTCGCCGCCGCCGAGCGCCACGGCTATCCGCGTTATGTCGCCCATCAGGTCTATTATTCGCTGGCAGGGCGCGATTACGAATGGGAGCTGATGCCGCTCGGCGCCGACCAGGGTGTGGGCGCCCTCGTCTGGAGCCCGCTTGCCTGGGGACGGCTGACCGGCAAGATCCGCCGCGGCCAACCGTTGCCTGAGGCAAGCCGGCTGCACGAGACGGCGCAATACGGCCCACCCGTCGACGACGAGAAGCTGTTCGACATCGTTGAAGTGCTGGACGCCATCGCAGGCGAGACTGGCCGGACGGTGCCGCAGATCGCCATCAACTGGCTGCTTAACCGGCCGACTGTATCGAGCGTCATCATCGGCGCCCGCAACGAGGAACAGCTTCGGCAGAACCTTGATGCGGTCGGTTGGAGCTTGTCGAAGGAGCAGGTCGAAAGGCTCGACGCCGTCAGCACTGTCACGGCGCCCTATCCCTATTTCCCCTATCGGCGGCAGGAGGGCTTTGCCCGGCTCAATCCGCCGATCGTATGA
- a CDS encoding FAD-binding oxidoreductase — translation MALKDAKAGTRNEAGIAAVLGILKQSFGERFQTGQSFREQHAHTTTYIPPQLPDGVLFAESAEDVKAAVRACATHKVPVIGFGVGTSLEGQVNAANGGISIDFSRMNRVLEVNPEDLDCTVEPGVTREALNIHLRDTGLFFPIDPGANASIGGMASTRASGTNAVRYGTMKDNVLAVTAVTANGEEIRTARRARKSSAGYDLTRLFVGAEGTLGILTSVTLRLQAIPQKIAGGACAFPSIKAACDAVIMTIQMGIPVARIELLDTVQMRACNAYSKLSYAESPTLFLEFHGTDETVPLQSAAFAEIAAECGGGEFLWTANAEERTKLWKARHDAYWAARALAPGLAALSTDVCVPISRLADCVSETQADIEEHGLLGPIVGHAGDGNFHVLLLFDDKSTEGVAVAEAFVQRLNRRALAMDGTCTGEHGVGQGKMAFLEQELGGAVDLMRQVKQALDPDDIFNPGKIFHHG, via the coding sequence ATGGCGCTGAAGGACGCGAAGGCTGGCACACGCAACGAGGCTGGAATTGCCGCGGTGCTCGGCATTCTGAAGCAGAGCTTCGGCGAGCGTTTCCAGACCGGCCAGTCCTTCCGCGAACAGCATGCGCATACGACCACCTATATCCCGCCGCAACTGCCCGACGGGGTGCTTTTCGCTGAGAGCGCCGAGGATGTGAAAGCGGCGGTCAGAGCCTGTGCGACCCACAAGGTGCCGGTGATCGGTTTCGGTGTCGGCACCTCGCTGGAGGGGCAGGTCAATGCTGCCAATGGCGGTATTTCGATCGATTTCAGCCGCATGAACCGGGTGCTCGAGGTCAATCCCGAAGATCTCGACTGCACCGTCGAACCGGGGGTGACACGCGAGGCGCTGAACATCCACCTGCGCGATACCGGTCTGTTCTTCCCGATCGATCCCGGCGCCAACGCTTCGATCGGCGGCATGGCTTCGACGCGGGCCTCCGGCACCAATGCCGTGCGCTACGGAACGATGAAGGACAATGTGCTTGCCGTCACCGCCGTCACCGCCAATGGCGAGGAGATCCGCACAGCCCGGCGCGCCCGTAAATCTTCGGCGGGCTACGATCTGACGCGGCTCTTCGTCGGCGCCGAGGGCACGCTTGGCATCCTGACCTCGGTGACGCTGCGCCTGCAGGCGATCCCGCAGAAGATTGCCGGAGGGGCCTGTGCTTTTCCGAGCATCAAGGCCGCCTGCGATGCCGTCATCATGACGATCCAGATGGGCATTCCGGTGGCGCGTATCGAGTTGCTCGACACGGTACAGATGCGGGCCTGCAACGCCTATTCCAAGCTTTCCTATGCCGAAAGCCCGACGCTGTTCCTCGAATTCCACGGCACCGACGAGACCGTGCCGCTGCAATCGGCAGCGTTTGCCGAGATCGCCGCCGAATGCGGCGGCGGCGAATTCCTATGGACCGCCAATGCCGAGGAGCGGACGAAGCTCTGGAAGGCGCGCCACGACGCCTATTGGGCTGCAAGGGCGCTGGCGCCCGGGCTTGCCGCACTTTCGACCGATGTTTGTGTTCCGATATCGAGGCTTGCCGATTGTGTTTCCGAAACGCAGGCGGATATCGAGGAGCATGGGCTGCTGGGGCCGATCGTCGGCCATGCCGGCGATGGGAACTTCCATGTGCTGCTGTTGTTTGATGACAAGAGCACCGAAGGCGTCGCCGTGGCCGAGGCTTTCGTGCAACGGCTCAACCGGCGGGCGCTCGCAATGGACGGAACATGCACCGGTGAACACGGGGTCGGACAGGGCAAGATGGCGTTTCTGGAACAGGAGCTCGGCGGCGCGGTGGATCTGATGCGACAGGTGAAACAGGCGCTCGATCCGGACGATATCTTCAATCCCGGCAAGATTTTCCACCATGGCTGA